One region of Carya illinoinensis cultivar Pawnee chromosome 8, C.illinoinensisPawnee_v1, whole genome shotgun sequence genomic DNA includes:
- the LOC122319017 gene encoding uncharacterized protein LOC122319017, whose translation MSTTREGNHKKKGTAEAKAVSWQEKKSLADKEEEVLQKEIEDLGIWTEMMDSMNDEQKKEYLYNRPQELKTVKIQKGKPRQRVQRGEKSKPSTSNGILASVWKFHKEDDDEFKSGSNV comes from the exons ATGTCTACTACGAGGGAAGGGAACCACAAAAAGAAGGGAACTGCAGAGGCCAAGGCAGTTTCTTGGCAAGAGAAGAAAAGCCTCGCAGATAAGGAGGAAGAAGTCCTGCagaaagaaatagaagatctTGGAATATGG ACTGAAATGATGGATTCCATGAATGACGAGCAGAAAAAGGAGTATCTATATAACAGACCCCAAGAACTAAAGACTGTGAAGATCCAAAAAGGCAAACCAAGGCAAAGA GTCCAAAGAGGTGAGAAATCTAAACCTTCTACTTCTAATGGCATTTTGGCTTCGGTATGGAAGTTCCACaaggaagatgatgatgaaTTCAAAAGTGGGTCTAATGTCTAA
- the LOC122319016 gene encoding alpha-(1,4)-fucosyltransferase-like, with the protein MPFKPLNTITVAFMLAFTFLILFFSGFLEFPSVANSIQPISQTGSSEVKSEPDPFTDLISSFRKWDSQVGCPLFKEKHKALLPIQSNGSSSLQDHVLECRELKMEHVSVLVKGWTWIPDNLDDLYSCPCGLSCLWTKSPVLADRPDALLFETITPPLRRHVGDPLRVYMDLEAGRKRSGVEDLFISYHAKDDVQSTYAGALFHNGRNYHVSSSKNNDTLVYWSSSRCLPQRNRLAKQLLSLLPHHSFGKCLNNVGGANMALSFYPKCANDASVIPKWWDHLHCAMSHYKFVLAIENTVTESYVTEKLFYALDSGAVPIYFGAPNVWDFVPPHSIIDGSKFNSLEELASYVKALANDPVAYAEYHAWRRCGVLGNYGKTRATSLDTLPCRLCEAVSRKGGRNARAY; encoded by the exons ATGCCATTCAAGCCCCTCAACACAATCACCGTCGCATTCATGTTGGCCTTCACGTTCTTGATCCTCTTCTTCTCTGGATTTCTTGAATTCCCATCCGTAGCGAACTCCATCCAACCAATCTCCCAGACCGGTTCTTCGGAGGTCAAATCCGAACCCGATCCGTTTACCGATTTGATCAGCTCCTTCCGGAAGTGGGACTCTCAGGTGGGTTGCCCCCTGTTCAAGGAGAAGCACAAAGCGTTGCTCCCAATTCAGTCAAATGGGTCCTCGTCTTTGCAAGATCATGTACTTGAATGCCGTGAGCTGAAAATGGAGCATGTTAGTGTTTTGGTGAAAGGTTGGACGTGGATTCCCGATAATCTCGACGATCTCTACTCCTGTCCATGCGGATTGAGCTGTTTGTGGACTAAATCTCCTGTTCTTGCTGATAGACCTGATGCCTTGTTGTTCGAGACCATTACTCCTCCCCTTCGG AGACATGTTGGAGATCCGCTTCGCGTATATATGGATCTTGAGGCTGGCAGAAAGCGGTCAGGGGTAGAGgatttatttataagttatcATGCCAAAGATGATGTTCAGTCTACCTATGCCGGGGCGCTCTTTCATAATGGTCGAAATTATCATGTATCTTCTTCGAAGAACAAT GATACACTTGTATATTGGTCTTCATCACGTTGTCTTCCTCAAAGAAATCGGCTTGCCAAGCAGCTTCTCAGCTTGCTGCCTCACCATTCATTTGGCAAGTGTTTGAACAATGTCGGCGGTGCAAACATGGCCCTATCTTTCTACCCTAAATGTGCCAATGATGCCAGTGTCATCCCAAAATGGTGGGATCATTTACATTGTGCAATGTCTCACTACAAGTTTGTTCTTGCCATTGAAAACACTGTGACAGAGAGTTACGTGACAGAGAAGCTATTTTATGCCCTAGACTCTGGTGCAGTGCCTATCTACTTTGGTGCACCCAATGTCTGGGACTTTGTCCCTCCACATTcaataatagatggctctaaattCAACTCCTTGGAGGAATTGGCTTCTTATGTAAAGGCCCTTGCTAATGACCCTGTAGCCTATGCAGAGTACCATGCTTGGAGAAGATGCGGTGTCCTGGGTAACTACGGAAAGACCCGTGCAACGAGCCTAGACACATTGCCGTGCCGGTTGTGTGAGGCTGTCAGCAGAAAAGGTGGGAGGAATGCGAGAGCATACTGA